A window of the bacterium genome harbors these coding sequences:
- a CDS encoding GAF domain-containing sensor histidine kinase produces MKFSDFKKNIDDRIKTAIDEDESSERLRNLEVILNIVNTINRSLILEDVLQLVLKNAIKLTNSERGFIVLQSMSGELEYKLGLNDHDENLPKQLFEVSNTVVEDVFHNGQSAFIEGAQSDAKYDPSRSILKLDLQTILCSPLITDGKKIGVIYVDSKHLHKIKVREITGTFEILAGQAATAIRNAQLYDGQVNAYNALQEANAQLIQAERRVLKAGIDAEIGQALQGLVHLALLETESLLRTIEKSQNEFEINSNLDDLLFDRLKLKSKVAADSIRNIQKYAQVLLETSVTDLNKENNDLNRTIQSVIKYLSPLKKFNAVTFKTELNPLPLCNFDPEQIQHLLVHLITNAVDVNRNATIIIRSFAKDNHNCVEVQDDGPGFPEKIKSNPSTVFNLSNGGYGLFLCKNIIDKHRGEIKILNSDKGALIHFSLPVN; encoded by the coding sequence ATGAAATTTTCAGACTTCAAAAAAAATATCGACGACAGGATTAAAACTGCAATTGATGAGGATGAATCTTCCGAGAGGTTAAGGAATCTTGAAGTAATTCTGAATATAGTTAATACTATAAACAGATCTCTTATACTTGAAGATGTACTTCAGCTGGTGCTCAAGAATGCAATCAAGCTTACTAATTCAGAGAGAGGATTTATTGTACTCCAAAGTATGAGCGGCGAACTTGAGTACAAGTTGGGATTGAACGATCATGATGAAAATCTTCCAAAGCAATTATTTGAAGTCAGTAATACAGTAGTAGAAGATGTTTTTCATAACGGACAGTCGGCTTTTATCGAAGGAGCTCAAAGTGATGCAAAGTACGATCCTTCAAGAAGTATTCTCAAACTTGACTTACAAACTATTCTTTGTTCTCCTCTGATTACTGACGGAAAAAAAATCGGTGTAATTTATGTCGACAGTAAACATCTTCACAAAATAAAAGTGAGAGAAATAACCGGGACGTTTGAAATTCTTGCCGGACAAGCGGCTACTGCAATAAGAAATGCTCAGCTATATGATGGACAGGTGAACGCATATAATGCTCTGCAGGAAGCGAATGCTCAACTTATTCAGGCTGAGAGAAGAGTTCTTAAAGCCGGGATTGATGCTGAAATCGGACAGGCATTGCAGGGTTTAGTTCACCTTGCACTTCTTGAAACAGAAAGCCTTCTAAGAACAATTGAAAAATCTCAAAATGAATTTGAAATCAACAGTAATCTTGATGATCTGCTTTTTGATAGGTTGAAATTAAAATCGAAGGTAGCTGCCGATAGTATCCGCAACATTCAGAAATACGCACAGGTCCTGCTCGAAACATCAGTAACAGATCTAAATAAAGAAAACAATGATTTAAACAGAACCATTCAATCAGTAATCAAATATCTCTCACCATTAAAAAAGTTCAATGCAGTTACATTCAAAACCGAACTAAATCCACTTCCGCTTTGCAATTTTGATCCTGAGCAAATCCAGCATCTTTTGGTACACCTGATCACTAATGCAGTCGATGTAAACAGAAATGCGACTATAATAATCCGTTCATTTGCAAAGGATAATCACAACTGTGTTGAAGTTCAGGACGATGGGCCCGGCTTTCCGGAAAAAATAAAATCAAATCCTTCAACAGTTTTTAATTTATCAAACGGAGGCTACGGTCTGTTCCTTTGTAAGAATATAATTGATAAGCATAGAGGAGAGATTAAAATACTTAACAGCGATAAAGGGGCACTCATTCATTTTTCACTTCCGGTTAATTAA
- a CDS encoding response regulator has translation MQSNSSKYFELYYDALPFPVEVFDENGFVIYINKAFSKRWGYTINELDGYSYATDKELHKREIVKKISNVRKQQKPAQIQNYVDTRLLGSDKAVPILKTTIFPLNLDDKSYIVFFYEDQTDVLLAEEEVRKARDSSKEADRLKSTFLNVLSHELRTPLNIILGYSTIIKENLKEKINSEDKIYLDNLYTGSERLFKSITQMLEFAQIEAGNYKLNLETVNLIHIIKNCLEPFKIKAAEKKLDFTIKISDDNIYVEVDQQSVEAVINNLTDNAIKFTRQGYIEVEVQTFADRELAVCKIKDTGVGISTEYLDHLYRPFSQEELDIGRNFEGNGLGLAISKRYIEKMGGSLIVDSIKGVGSTFTFTLPLAKVSRKEKSKLPSERSNGVSKILMLDDSGDSYPLIKAFLKDNFEVKLLSSQDFNSGLMKEQIFSAIIFDVAINYWNRGLEIVRNVRKDKSTKVPIVILSSEFLQEKIQQFRKAGADEFLVKPFAKGELVSLIKKIAVH, from the coding sequence TTGCAGTCGAATAGCAGTAAATATTTTGAACTGTATTACGATGCTTTACCTTTTCCCGTAGAAGTATTCGATGAAAACGGTTTTGTTATCTATATTAACAAAGCATTCTCAAAGAGATGGGGCTATACGATCAACGAACTGGATGGATACTCATATGCAACTGACAAAGAACTCCATAAAAGAGAAATCGTCAAAAAAATCAGTAATGTCCGTAAGCAGCAAAAGCCCGCGCAGATTCAAAACTATGTCGATACAAGACTGCTCGGTTCCGACAAAGCGGTTCCTATTTTAAAGACAACAATTTTCCCTCTCAATCTTGATGACAAATCATATATCGTATTTTTCTATGAAGACCAGACAGATGTTCTGTTAGCTGAAGAAGAAGTGCGAAAGGCCAGAGATTCAAGTAAAGAAGCAGACAGGTTGAAGAGTACCTTTTTAAATGTTCTATCACACGAACTTAGAACACCGTTGAATATTATACTTGGGTATTCTACAATCATCAAGGAAAACCTGAAAGAAAAAATTAACAGCGAGGATAAAATTTATCTCGACAATCTTTATACAGGCAGTGAACGGTTATTTAAAAGTATAACCCAGATGCTTGAGTTTGCACAGATTGAAGCCGGCAATTATAAATTAAATCTCGAGACAGTGAACCTTATTCATATAATTAAAAATTGCTTGGAGCCATTTAAAATAAAAGCTGCTGAAAAGAAACTTGATTTTACTATAAAGATCTCTGATGATAATATTTATGTTGAGGTCGATCAGCAATCTGTTGAAGCTGTGATAAATAATCTTACTGACAATGCAATTAAATTCACGCGGCAGGGATATATAGAGGTTGAAGTACAGACATTTGCCGATAGAGAATTAGCCGTTTGTAAAATTAAAGATACAGGAGTGGGAATCTCTACAGAGTATCTTGACCACTTATATAGACCTTTTAGTCAGGAAGAGCTTGATATAGGCAGAAACTTTGAAGGTAATGGCCTTGGATTGGCAATTTCAAAAAGATATATTGAAAAAATGGGCGGCTCACTTATAGTCGACAGTATCAAGGGTGTAGGCAGCACTTTTACTTTTACATTACCACTTGCCAAAGTATCGAGAAAAGAAAAAAGCAAATTGCCTTCAGAGAGAAGTAATGGCGTATCCAAAATTTTGATGCTAGACGATAGTGGTGATTCTTATCCACTAATAAAAGCATTCCTAAAAGATAACTTCGAAGTGAAACTTTTATCCTCCCAGGATTTTAATTCGGGATTGATGAAAGAACAAATATTCAGTGCTATAATTTTTGATGTAGCGATTAATTACTGGAACAGGGGACTTGAGATTGTTCGCAATGTCAGAAAAGATAAAAGCACAAAAGTTCCAATCGTAATATTATCAAGTGAATTTCTGCAGGAAAAAATTCAGCAATTTCGAAAAGCCGGCGCAGATGAATTCCTGGTCAAACCATTTGCAAAAGGCGAGCTTGTCTCTCTTATAAAAAAGATCGCTGTCCACTGA
- a CDS encoding alkaline phosphatase, protein MKKTLIKLLIFTLAALSILLTITFSSQSQKNIETGNVIFIHPDGTGLANWNAMRVLFYGPDGETNWDKLSHIGLYQGHTRTTLTSSSEAGATTHAYGVKVELLSYGMDGNKPLTSRSGSNLSIMMEAKSKGINIGIINSGKIVEPGTGVFVASDDSRAHEDVISKKIIESGADLIFSGGEENLLPLGVEGKFGPGKRKDGVNVIELAKQLGYEVIYTREELFSISNDTKKILGLFARSHTFNDKSEEELIEAGLENYQPEAPTLAEMTDAAIKFLSSKEGNFFLVIEEEGTDNFGNANNANGYFEAIKRADDAIGVALNFYSKNPNTLIITAADSEAGGMEIYGFLEKDMRLDLPLPANAHNGAPLDGVNGTGTKPFLTAEDKNGNQFQFAVAWSTNDDVYGSVVAKAEGLNSDLMKGKIDNTEIYRIMYTTLFGKILD, encoded by the coding sequence ATGAAAAAGACTTTAATAAAATTATTAATCTTTACTCTCGCAGCTTTAAGCATCTTACTAACAATTACTTTTTCCAGCCAATCCCAAAAAAATATTGAAACGGGTAATGTGATATTCATTCATCCCGATGGTACAGGTTTGGCAAACTGGAATGCTATGCGGGTTCTGTTCTATGGGCCTGATGGAGAAACAAACTGGGATAAACTTTCGCATATCGGTTTGTATCAGGGTCATACAAGAACTACTCTCACTTCCTCCTCTGAAGCTGGAGCGACAACACACGCCTATGGAGTCAAAGTAGAATTACTCTCTTATGGAATGGATGGAAATAAACCGTTGACTTCAAGATCGGGCAGCAACTTAAGTATAATGATGGAAGCAAAGAGTAAAGGGATTAATATCGGTATTATTAACAGCGGAAAGATTGTTGAACCCGGTACGGGTGTTTTTGTTGCAAGTGATGATTCAAGAGCGCACGAGGATGTAATTTCAAAAAAAATAATTGAATCCGGTGCTGATCTTATTTTTTCCGGTGGTGAAGAAAATTTATTACCATTGGGAGTTGAAGGAAAATTCGGACCCGGCAAAAGAAAAGACGGAGTTAATGTTATTGAATTAGCCAAACAGCTCGGTTACGAAGTGATTTACACAAGAGAAGAGTTATTTTCTATTTCAAATGATACAAAAAAAATACTGGGACTTTTTGCACGCAGTCACACATTCAATGATAAATCAGAAGAAGAACTCATTGAAGCGGGATTAGAAAATTATCAGCCTGAGGCTCCGACTTTAGCCGAGATGACGGATGCAGCAATAAAATTTTTATCATCTAAAGAAGGCAATTTCTTTCTTGTTATTGAAGAAGAAGGAACCGATAACTTTGGTAATGCAAATAATGCTAATGGATATTTCGAGGCTATTAAACGCGCAGATGATGCAATTGGAGTTGCATTAAATTTCTATTCAAAAAATCCCAACACATTAATTATTACCGCAGCCGATAGTGAAGCCGGCGGAATGGAAATTTATGGCTTCCTCGAGAAAGATATGAGGCTTGATCTGCCACTACCTGCAAACGCTCATAACGGTGCACCACTCGATGGAGTAAATGGGACGGGCACAAAACCATTTTTAACTGCTGAAGATAAAAACGGAAATCAATTTCAGTTTGCCGTTGCCTGGTCAACTAATGATGATGTTTACGGTTCGGTCGTAGCAAAAGCAGAAGGACTAAACTCTGATTTAATGAAAGGAAAAATAGATAACACAGAAATTTACAGAATTATGTACACCACTCTGTTCGGTAAAATCCTTGACTGA
- a CDS encoding DNA alkylation repair protein, producing the protein MSKQIAELRKKIKSLASPEVSETMQWFFKTGEGEYGEGDIFAGLKVPIQRKIAREFINLELSELKILLESKIHEERLISLFILVDKYEKSSDIEKEKIFSFYLKNRKGINNWDLVDLSAPKIMGKHLLKKDRGLLFKFALSKNLWEKRIAVLSTYEFIRNNDFQTTLEIAKLLVDDKHDLIHKAVGWMLREIGKRDLKTEENFLKLYYKKMPRTMLRYAIEKFPESKRKKYLLGKI; encoded by the coding sequence ATGAGTAAACAGATAGCAGAATTAAGGAAGAAAATAAAATCACTCGCAAGTCCCGAAGTGTCAGAAACGATGCAATGGTTTTTTAAAACGGGAGAAGGAGAATATGGTGAGGGTGATATTTTTGCAGGTCTCAAAGTCCCAATTCAGCGGAAAATCGCACGTGAGTTTATAAATTTAGAATTATCCGAACTTAAAATTTTACTTGAATCAAAGATTCATGAAGAAAGACTCATTTCACTTTTCATACTCGTTGATAAATATGAGAAAAGTAGTGACATAGAAAAAGAAAAGATATTTTCATTCTATCTGAAAAACAGAAAGGGGATTAACAATTGGGATCTTGTTGATCTTTCGGCACCCAAAATAATGGGGAAACACCTGTTGAAAAAAGACAGGGGTTTATTATTTAAATTTGCGTTATCCAAAAATCTATGGGAAAAGCGAATTGCGGTCCTATCAACATATGAGTTCATCAGAAATAATGATTTTCAAACCACATTAGAGATTGCCAAATTGCTCGTAGATGATAAACACGATTTAATACACAAAGCAGTCGGTTGGATGCTGAGAGAAATTGGTAAAAGAGATTTGAAAACAGAAGAAAACTTTTTAAAGTTGTACTATAAAAAAATGCCGCGTACAATGCTCAGGTACGCTATAGAGAAGTTTCCGGAATCAAAAAGGAAAAAATATCTTTTGGGAAAAATCTAG
- a CDS encoding RidA family protein, whose protein sequence is MEKRISITSGTPWEDKIGYSRAVRIGKLIEVSGTAAIDREKIIAPGDPYQQTKFIIQKIEKALNDAGASLNDVVRTRIYVTNIKDWDSVGRAHGEFFKNIKPVTTMVEVKSLIDPNFVVEIEATAYLSAE, encoded by the coding sequence ATGGAAAAAAGAATAAGTATTACAAGCGGTACACCGTGGGAGGATAAAATCGGTTATTCCAGAGCGGTACGAATTGGGAAGCTGATTGAAGTATCAGGTACAGCAGCTATTGACCGCGAGAAAATTATTGCTCCGGGCGATCCTTATCAGCAGACAAAGTTTATCATTCAAAAAATTGAAAAAGCGTTGAACGATGCCGGCGCTTCATTGAATGATGTTGTAAGGACAAGAATTTATGTTACCAATATCAAAGATTGGGATTCTGTTGGCAGGGCACATGGTGAGTTTTTTAAAAACATAAAACCAGTTACAACAATGGTTGAAGTAAAATCCCTGATCGATCCTAATTTTGTTGTGGAAATCGAAGCGACAGCGTACTTAAGCGCTGAATAA
- a CDS encoding sigma-54-dependent Fis family transcriptional regulator produces MYEGHFNIKVFSDSADLISVTSALKQLELKGFSLNISFPTEIEIENNEIIILKLESLDSSIYKDIQRFKKAKTNKIVVVINNSDALLVTSLLKQGFYDIFVFPYEVLKFTSFLAEVFSNKSYITESGHLGTFGVSRHGIKSILGSSEKLLRAVELASKVSEKSNSNVLILGETGTGKGLFARAIHNSGPANQFPFIDIVCTAIPENLLESELFGYEAGAFTDARTRKVGLFELAERGTLFLDEIGDLSFNIQTKLLRAVEKKVIKRLGGVVDIPVNARIISATNRDLEFMVEKNLFRRDLFHRLNVVSIEIPPLRERGEDIIHLANHFIEEFNQQFDKSVKKLDKDLQHLLMGYSWPGNVRELRNAIERAVLLCDDRKLQIKDFSNLIDNFNSKALEESKQEDIPYNIVRLDVNYGITSLRNVDKEYAKKVLAKMGGNKTQTAKLLGISRPKLDILLKV; encoded by the coding sequence ATGTACGAAGGTCACTTTAACATAAAAGTCTTTTCGGATTCCGCTGATCTCATTTCTGTGACATCTGCATTAAAACAATTGGAGCTGAAGGGCTTCTCACTAAATATCAGCTTTCCAACAGAAATTGAAATTGAGAATAACGAGATAATAATTTTAAAACTAGAATCCTTAGACTCTTCAATCTATAAGGACATACAGCGGTTCAAAAAAGCGAAGACCAACAAGATAGTCGTTGTGATAAATAACTCAGATGCATTACTAGTTACATCATTATTAAAACAAGGTTTTTATGATATCTTTGTCTTTCCCTACGAAGTATTAAAATTCACATCATTTCTTGCGGAAGTTTTTTCGAACAAATCCTATATAACAGAGTCTGGTCACTTGGGAACTTTCGGTGTTAGCAGGCACGGAATTAAATCTATTCTGGGCAGCTCAGAAAAATTATTAAGAGCAGTTGAACTTGCAAGCAAAGTATCTGAAAAAAGTAACTCAAATGTTCTTATACTTGGTGAAACCGGTACAGGAAAAGGATTATTTGCCAGAGCAATTCACAATAGCGGACCTGCAAATCAATTTCCTTTTATTGATATCGTGTGTACAGCAATACCTGAAAATCTTCTTGAATCAGAATTGTTTGGTTATGAAGCGGGCGCTTTTACGGATGCAAGAACAAGAAAAGTTGGTTTGTTTGAACTTGCGGAAAGAGGAACACTTTTTCTTGATGAAATTGGGGATCTAAGCTTTAATATTCAGACTAAACTTTTAAGAGCTGTTGAGAAAAAAGTAATAAAACGATTAGGTGGTGTAGTAGATATACCGGTGAACGCGAGAATAATTTCAGCGACAAATCGGGATCTGGAATTCATGGTTGAAAAAAATTTATTTCGAAGAGACTTATTCCACAGGTTAAATGTAGTCTCGATTGAAATACCTCCGTTAAGGGAGCGCGGAGAGGATATTATTCATTTAGCAAATCATTTCATCGAAGAATTTAATCAGCAATTTGATAAGTCGGTCAAAAAATTAGATAAAGATTTACAGCATTTGTTGATGGGTTATTCCTGGCCCGGAAATGTTCGGGAATTAAGGAATGCTATTGAGAGAGCTGTACTTCTGTGTGATGATCGGAAATTACAGATTAAAGATTTTAGTAATCTGATAGATAATTTTAATTCAAAAGCATTAGAAGAATCCAAGCAAGAAGATATACCATACAATATTGTGAGGCTGGATGTAAATTATGGAATTACTTCACTAAGAAATGTGGATAAAGAATATGCTAAAAAAGTGCTCGCTAAAATGGGTGGAAATAAAACCCAAACCGCCAAGCTGCTAGGCATTTCCAGACCTAAGTTGGATATATTATTAAAGGTATAG
- a CDS encoding PD40 domain-containing protein, whose amino-acid sequence MSDNVIEINLEDFLLRFTSKNPYVVVVSKSNGKSTIHQYPTSTHFVDNLIFVPLNETIDIFNKYYSKSLAIISPGKVMVLDKEQNEVVDIHDISLNHTTKGTYLSVKGNLQVHPFVKASDSTSLNILIKNSSTFGKNFENLVPVGLVKNIGVFNLDGNVEIRIMKKKLNVANEYFNSDKGNELVVHLFEREESQWLEKESEHFIVIYRDYHSHLVNHVLKSAEKAFKPLSELFNYIPKDKIIINTYDVSDYGFAATSTTPQNFIRLEIEPMEPGYEVVPYNERIQWLISHELVHVIVNDAEIGFEKFCRSVFGKVPPEKTQPLSVLYGLLTNYNRYSPRWHQESIAVYFETWLSGGYGRVLGSFDEMYFRSMVLEKNQMPSQLDLETLLSHNSILLENIHYIYGGRFIAYLSFVYGNDKVIDWFRTKPGDTYSGFEGRFNKIFKKDFDQEWKDFLKYESKFQEDNIKILKQAELTNLKTLNPINFGWVSRPCYDSPTGSVYFVYHRSHELNSLQSLKLSSGVSTKLSSIATPSMIQVSSIALDEVNGLLFYTTNNNQLFRDIWAYHLETGDEKLLFEDARIGDLAVSPVTHDLWGIQHESGFATLVYSKYPYKEIKRLITLELGEEIFNLSIEDRGKKLAATLKKPSGQQSIIVFDASSIISDSLLNYDIISSSGSPENPSWSRDGKNLYWNAYTNGVSNIYRYDFTDNTVKAISHCITGLFKPIEISPDSVFAFEYTTDGFVPVVFENKPAKYLPAINYFGQKVIEVNPDLESLNLSSDTTTINPMDFSAESSFNGLENLHIHSIIPVVSGFQNQVVFGLFTRISDPLLIHDFYMEAGVSPLNETPSEPLWHLRFKYDYKQLFFIDVLYNGADFFDLFNERKRGTFGTQFKLGHTYFWKYDNPTKIKQATTLTFYRDVKFINDNLIPVTQPDFAVLATNLNYKNLRKTIGSSDFEYGNEFNWTIGVYGTNFDQPEVGFNTYIELSDFSTWLWNHNVLHVKIAGGYNKENENLVQSLFYVGGFGNRPVDNDEVKQFRRIFRFPGLPIYSLVTSKFGKLMLENAFPPIRTSGWLLLEQFVNHFDFSVYSQGLVTESNFGNYMVDLGAQMDIKLKHWYNLESTFSAGVAKAWSWDGYHDWEWFLSIKLLKD is encoded by the coding sequence GTGTCAGACAATGTAATCGAAATTAACCTGGAAGATTTTCTTCTGAGGTTTACAAGTAAAAATCCCTATGTAGTTGTTGTATCGAAATCCAACGGTAAATCAACCATTCACCAGTATCCAACCTCTACACATTTTGTAGATAATTTAATATTTGTCCCGTTGAATGAAACAATAGACATTTTCAATAAATATTATTCAAAATCGCTTGCAATAATCAGTCCTGGTAAAGTAATGGTTCTTGATAAAGAACAGAATGAAGTTGTCGATATACACGATATATCACTTAATCATACAACTAAGGGAACATACCTATCAGTTAAAGGAAATCTTCAAGTTCATCCATTTGTTAAAGCGAGTGATTCCACAAGTCTTAACATTTTGATTAAAAATTCATCCACCTTTGGAAAAAACTTTGAGAATCTGGTGCCTGTCGGGCTAGTAAAAAATATCGGTGTGTTTAATTTAGATGGGAATGTTGAAATAAGAATAATGAAAAAAAAGTTGAATGTTGCGAACGAGTATTTTAATTCTGATAAAGGAAATGAATTGGTTGTGCATCTATTTGAAAGAGAAGAATCACAGTGGCTTGAAAAGGAAAGCGAACATTTTATTGTAATCTATCGCGATTATCATTCACATCTGGTCAATCATGTTTTAAAAAGTGCAGAAAAGGCCTTTAAACCACTATCAGAGTTATTCAACTACATTCCCAAGGATAAAATAATAATCAATACATATGATGTCAGTGACTATGGATTTGCAGCAACTAGTACCACTCCTCAGAATTTTATCAGACTAGAAATTGAACCAATGGAACCAGGGTACGAAGTTGTGCCTTACAATGAGCGAATCCAATGGCTGATAAGTCATGAGCTCGTTCACGTAATTGTCAACGATGCTGAAATTGGATTTGAAAAGTTTTGCAGATCGGTTTTTGGAAAAGTTCCGCCGGAAAAGACACAACCTCTTTCAGTTTTGTATGGACTTCTTACAAATTATAACAGATATTCACCAAGATGGCATCAGGAGTCAATTGCCGTATACTTCGAAACATGGTTAAGTGGTGGTTACGGCCGTGTACTTGGCAGCTTCGATGAAATGTATTTCAGAAGTATGGTTCTGGAAAAAAATCAAATGCCTTCTCAGTTGGATCTTGAGACTTTATTAAGCCATAATTCAATTCTGTTAGAAAACATCCATTACATTTATGGAGGAAGGTTTATAGCTTATTTATCTTTTGTATATGGAAATGATAAAGTGATTGATTGGTTCAGAACTAAGCCGGGAGATACTTATAGTGGCTTCGAAGGCAGATTTAATAAAATATTCAAGAAGGACTTTGATCAGGAATGGAAAGACTTTCTTAAATATGAATCAAAATTTCAAGAGGATAATATCAAAATACTCAAGCAAGCCGAACTGACAAATTTAAAAACTCTTAATCCCATAAATTTTGGCTGGGTTTCACGTCCTTGTTATGATAGTCCAACTGGATCGGTATATTTTGTGTATCACAGATCTCATGAACTAAATTCATTACAGTCTTTAAAACTATCGTCGGGAGTATCAACCAAACTTAGCTCCATTGCCACACCAAGTATGATACAGGTTTCATCAATTGCACTCGATGAAGTAAATGGTTTATTATTTTATACTACAAACAATAATCAGCTATTCAGGGATATTTGGGCTTATCATCTGGAAACAGGCGACGAGAAGTTACTTTTTGAAGATGCAAGAATCGGTGATCTTGCTGTATCACCGGTTACGCATGACTTATGGGGAATACAACATGAATCCGGGTTCGCTACTCTGGTTTATTCTAAATATCCGTACAAAGAGATAAAAAGATTAATCACGCTCGAACTCGGCGAAGAAATATTCAATCTTTCTATTGAAGACAGAGGTAAGAAGTTAGCAGCAACATTGAAGAAGCCATCAGGTCAGCAGTCAATAATAGTTTTTGATGCTTCGAGCATAATTTCAGATTCTTTACTCAATTATGATATTATTTCCAGCAGCGGTTCTCCCGAGAATCCATCTTGGAGCAGGGACGGAAAGAATTTGTACTGGAATGCTTATACAAATGGTGTATCAAACATTTATCGTTATGACTTTACCGACAATACAGTAAAGGCGATTTCGCATTGCATCACAGGATTATTTAAGCCGATAGAAATTTCTCCGGATTCAGTTTTTGCGTTTGAATATACAACTGATGGATTTGTTCCCGTAGTTTTTGAAAATAAACCTGCTAAGTACTTACCTGCGATCAATTATTTTGGACAAAAGGTAATAGAGGTTAATCCAGATTTGGAAAGCCTGAATTTAAGCTCTGACACAACAACGATTAATCCAATGGATTTTTCTGCTGAATCGAGTTTTAATGGATTAGAAAATTTACATATCCATTCAATTATTCCGGTAGTGAGCGGATTTCAGAACCAGGTTGTTTTTGGTTTGTTCACCAGAATTTCTGATCCTCTTTTAATTCATGATTTTTATATGGAAGCAGGTGTTTCGCCTCTCAATGAAACTCCAAGTGAACCTCTCTGGCATCTAAGATTCAAGTACGATTATAAACAACTTTTTTTCATAGATGTTCTTTACAACGGAGCTGATTTTTTTGATCTTTTTAATGAAAGAAAAAGGGGCACCTTCGGAACTCAATTCAAACTTGGGCATACTTACTTCTGGAAGTACGATAATCCGACAAAGATTAAGCAAGCTACTACTTTAACATTTTATCGTGATGTTAAATTTATAAACGATAACCTTATACCAGTCACGCAGCCAGATTTTGCGGTTCTTGCGACAAACCTGAACTACAAAAATCTCAGAAAAACAATCGGAAGTTCCGATTTTGAATATGGAAACGAATTTAACTGGACAATTGGTGTATACGGTACAAATTTTGACCAACCTGAAGTTGGATTTAATACTTACATTGAATTGAGTGATTTCTCTACGTGGTTGTGGAATCATAACGTTTTACACGTAAAAATTGCAGGTGGTTATAACAAGGAAAATGAAAATTTAGTCCAAAGTTTGTTCTATGTTGGCGGTTTTGGAAACAGACCTGTTGACAATGACGAAGTCAAGCAGTTCAGGAGAATTTTCAGGTTTCCGGGGCTTCCAATTTACAGCCTTGTCACCAGTAAGTTCGGCAAGTTAATGCTTGAAAATGCGTTTCCGCCGATAAGAACTTCAGGATGGTTATTGCTGGAGCAATTTGTAAATCATTTTGATTTCTCTGTGTATTCTCAAGGCCTGGTTACTGAATCAAACTTTGGGAATTATATGGTTGATCTGGGAGCCCAGATGGATATCAAACTAAAGCACTGGTATAATCTGGAATCGACATTTTCTGCAGGTGTAGCAAAAGCATGGTCCTGGGATGGTTATCATGATTGGGAGTGGTTTCTCTCAATTAAATTATTAAAAGATTAA